A stretch of DNA from Verrucomicrobiota bacterium:
CGTCGGTGAAATTCATGATGAAAACTACACTATTGCCGATCGGATGGAATTCATTTTAACTATCACGTCCACTAGCGGTCGACATGCATTGACGGAGTTATTCAAGGGGAAAACCACCTTGACCTTTGTCGTATACACATTTCTGGCATGCCTTGAACTCACACGCCTTCGAAAAGTAAGCGTTTGGCAGGATGAATCATTTTCGGAAATTTATTTCGAAGGAATTACAGAAATTGAGCTTGAAACCGAAGAGGACACTCTGTTCGTATCAGAAACTAATGGACGGTAATAGAAAACCAAAGGCAGCCATGCTCTTCGGCGTAGGTCTTGATAATCAAGACGGACACAAGCGAATTACATCTGCTGATAAATTTGCTATCGTAGGTGGCTCGAAGGAAACTCATGAGAAGATGACGGAGACGGTCATAAAGACTTTCGAAGACATGGATCGCAAAGGTAAGTCTTTGGAATCGATTGAGCCAATCGAACTTAGAGAAATTCTCGATAAAAACACCCCTCAATAAAGAAACTTTTCATGGAATCACCATCAGGCCATCGAAAAGAACCGCGAGTGCCCGGACCCAATGTCGAGCGTCGCATACCTCCTCCGTCAACCGGAAGGGCTGCCATTCCTAGAGATGGTTCGAGACATGGGGTTTCCGTTCCCGTTTATCCAAAGCTTCCGGATAGACCGATTTCCATGCACGTGACAACCAATAATAGGACCTCTTTGGGTGCTTTGTTTTTTGATGCCAGTCTGGCGCTGGTTTCAGTTGCCTTTTGTATATTATATTATTCAGAGTTGTAATTATGTCCGAAAAAATAACTGCCTTATCTACCGATTCATTTAACGAAGCGATCGCCGCAGCCCCCAATGCCCTGGTCGATTTCTGGGCACCGTGGTGCGGCCCTTGCAGAACCATGGGAGCCATCCTTGAAGAGCTCGCGGATGAAGTTGACGATTCAACCAAGATTTTTAAAGTCGATGTTGACGAGAACGGTCCTCTCGCGGGCCAATTTGG
This window harbors:
- the trxA gene encoding thioredoxin — its product is MSEKITALSTDSFNEAIAAAPNALVDFWAPWCGPCRTMGAILEELADEVDDSTKIFKVDVDENGPLAGQFGVRSIPTLLIFKNGELAETMVGITQKDELKAKLA